The Patagioenas fasciata isolate bPatFas1 chromosome 25, bPatFas1.hap1, whole genome shotgun sequence genome includes a region encoding these proteins:
- the LOC136112530 gene encoding uncharacterized protein isoform X2, producing the protein MKDHIKMKNLGYSQEQRKRNPSRAAVPWPHTAHTAFASGRIFRGCTASNYSNRPATRTPPPPPHPCPPHLPQPCHTQFLHTPHHSAAAPVHTATPAPGSSQSARSTPRAAPRPTPRARAPAAAPARSPLPAGQRSSLTPAGLGSPTAAPAPGEPPCRWWGAPGCRCCSWWGKASPSRGPTIQARQPVTLRLQRCPPLRTSRHLGRIYAAQGGGEVAAQARRKEEGRRDESPFEVSTGVTEEQLPFRKTCSLLQTSAAPPRDSRPVLRSPVLPVRGGNKDNTRAGCKKCGCRVLDLLGFQPQWHL; encoded by the exons atgaaagatcaTATTAAAATGAAGAACTTAGGCTACAGTCAAGAACAGAGGAAACGAAACCCTTCAAGGGCTGCTGTGCCATGGCCCCACACAGCACACACCGCCTTCGCCTCAGGCCGCATCTTCAGGGGCTGCACCGCCTCAAACTATTCAAACCGGCCCGCAACGCGGACACCACCGCCACCACCACACCCGTGTCCTCCtcacctcccccagccctgccacacgcaattccttcacaccccgcaccattcagcagcagcccctgtgcaCACCGCGACCCCCGCACCCGGCTCCTCGCAGAGCGCGCGATCCACGCCCCGAGCGGCCCCGCGCCCCACGCCCCGCGCACGCGCGCCAGCAGCGGCTCCCGcccgcagccccctccctgcggggcagcgcagctccctcacccccgCCGGCCTGGGCTCGCCCACGGCAGCCCCTGCCCCCGGCGAGCCCCCTTGCCGTTGGTGGGGGGCTCCTGGATGCAGATGTTGCTCATGGTGGGGAAAAGCGAGTCCCAGCAGGGGACCAACCATCCAGGCCCGGCAGCCGGTTACGCTTCGCCTGCAACGCTGCCCGCCCCTCCGAACCTCCCGCCATCTCGGACGCATCTACGCAgcccagggaggtggggaggtggCTGCCCAAgccaggaggaaggaagaaggacgAAGGGATGAGTCCCCGTTTGAAGTCTCTACGGGAGTCACTGAGGAacaacttcctttcagaaagACCTGCAGCCTTCTCCAGACATCTGCAGCCCCTCCCCGTGACTCCCGCCCGGTGCTGAGGTCCCCCGTCCTCCCTGTGAGAG GTGGCAATAAGGACAACACCAGAGCAGGATGCAAGAAGTGTGGCTGCC GTGTCCTAGACCTTCTTGGCTTCCAGccccagtggcatttgtga
- the LOC136112530 gene encoding uncharacterized protein isoform X1 translates to MKDHIKMKNLGYSQEQRKRNPSRAAVPWPHTAHTAFASGRIFRGCTASNYSNRPATRTPPPPPHPCPPHLPQPCHTQFLHTPHHSAAAPVHTATPAPGSSQSARSTPRAAPRPTPRARAPAAAPARSPLPAGQRSSLTPAGLGSPTAAPAPGEPPCRWWGAPGCRCCSWWGKASPSRGPTIQARQPVTLRLQRCPPLRTSRHLGRIYAAQGGGEVAAQARRKEEGRRDESPFEVSTGVTEEQLPFRKTCSLLQTSAAPPRDSRPVLRSPVLPVRGTVQECAGQSLPAGEAAPPAQSGRGRRREVRRRCRVAIRTTPEQDARSVAAVS, encoded by the exons atgaaagatcaTATTAAAATGAAGAACTTAGGCTACAGTCAAGAACAGAGGAAACGAAACCCTTCAAGGGCTGCTGTGCCATGGCCCCACACAGCACACACCGCCTTCGCCTCAGGCCGCATCTTCAGGGGCTGCACCGCCTCAAACTATTCAAACCGGCCCGCAACGCGGACACCACCGCCACCACCACACCCGTGTCCTCCtcacctcccccagccctgccacacgcaattccttcacaccccgcaccattcagcagcagcccctgtgcaCACCGCGACCCCCGCACCCGGCTCCTCGCAGAGCGCGCGATCCACGCCCCGAGCGGCCCCGCGCCCCACGCCCCGCGCACGCGCGCCAGCAGCGGCTCCCGcccgcagccccctccctgcggggcagcgcagctccctcacccccgCCGGCCTGGGCTCGCCCACGGCAGCCCCTGCCCCCGGCGAGCCCCCTTGCCGTTGGTGGGGGGCTCCTGGATGCAGATGTTGCTCATGGTGGGGAAAAGCGAGTCCCAGCAGGGGACCAACCATCCAGGCCCGGCAGCCGGTTACGCTTCGCCTGCAACGCTGCCCGCCCCTCCGAACCTCCCGCCATCTCGGACGCATCTACGCAgcccagggaggtggggaggtggCTGCCCAAgccaggaggaaggaagaaggacgAAGGGATGAGTCCCCGTTTGAAGTCTCTACGGGAGTCACTGAGGAacaacttcctttcagaaagACCTGCAGCCTTCTCCAGACATCTGCAGCCCCTCCCCGTGACTCCCGCCCGGTGCTGAGGTCCCCCGTCCTCCCTGTGAGAGGTACGGTCCAAGAGTGCGCCGGGCAAAGCCTTCCGGCGGGAGAGGCGGCGCCGCCAGCCCAGTCCGGGCGAGGACGGCGGCGGGAGGTGCGGAGGCGCTGCCGG GTGGCAATAAGGACAACACCAGAGCAGGATGCAAGAAGTGTGGCTGCC GTGTCCTAG